The following are from one region of the Nicotiana tomentosiformis chromosome 7, ASM39032v3, whole genome shotgun sequence genome:
- the LOC138895087 gene encoding uncharacterized protein, translated as MAYDSASAITDSSSADEKSFHKAWECPNRLSLMFMRMHIANNIKSTIPQTESAREYRKFVEEYFRSADKSLTGTLMAELTDMKFDGSRSMQNLIIEMTNIAARLQTLGMKVDSSFLV; from the exons ATGGCTTACGATTCAG CCTCTGCCATTACTGATTCGAGTAGCGCGGATGAGAAGTCTTTCCATAAAGCATGGGAATGCCCTAACAGGCTAAGCCTTATGTTTATGCGAATGCATATTGCCAACAACATTAAGAGCACTATTCCACAAACAGAAAGTGCCAGGGAATACCGGAAGTTTGTGGAAGAATATTTTCGTTCTGCAGATAAGTCTCTCACTGGTACACTAATGGCTGAACTCACGGACATGAAGTTTGATGGGTCACGTAGTATGCAAAATCTTATTATCGAGATGACTAACATTGCAGCAAGACTTCAGACCTTGGGGATGAAAGTGGATAGTTCTTTTTTGGTTTAG